The following coding sequences lie in one Brevibacterium marinum genomic window:
- a CDS encoding MFS transporter, producing the protein MSEGLETPAAKENRPSRRGRKALKKKRLEADHCIVVEPRSIRTAIGGTTVGNFMEWFDFGVYGYLAVTMTSVFTEGMDRQMGLLVTLLGFAVSFLVRPLGGMVLGPLGDKVGRQKVLFFTMATMATATALIGVLPTAAQVGLWVIVPLYLLKMIQGFSTGGEYAGATTYVSEFSPDKSRGFWSSWLDVGSYIGFAAGAGTVAITTVISTSVAGENAMADGAWRIPFLIAIPLGAVAIWFRMKIPETPSFEANEAGGLIIKDKDDQYARHGLIGVVRHFWKEILIGIAIVAGSQTVGYALTSFMPTYLEETVKVSNVQAAVVTIPVLVIMSVCLPLIGRLSDKLGRRFVFLVASGTTIVLMVPAFAVMQIGEMWAVTIALFMVALPAGFYIACLASALPALFPTASRYGAMGLTFNLGVSLFGGTTPLFSQALIDLTGNSYMPAFYIMFFSVIAFVAVLFMRESAHRPLLGSFPTVATHEEAIELARTQDDNPDIDPDTMPIPVVNKA; encoded by the coding sequence ATGTCAGAAGGACTCGAAACACCTGCCGCCAAGGAGAACAGACCCTCTCGCCGGGGACGGAAGGCCCTCAAGAAGAAGCGTCTGGAAGCCGACCACTGCATCGTTGTCGAGCCCCGGTCCATCCGCACCGCAATCGGAGGAACAACTGTCGGCAACTTCATGGAATGGTTCGACTTCGGCGTCTACGGCTATCTCGCTGTGACCATGACGTCCGTCTTCACGGAGGGCATGGACAGGCAGATGGGTCTCCTCGTGACTCTGCTCGGGTTCGCGGTCTCCTTCCTCGTGCGTCCGCTCGGCGGCATGGTGCTCGGACCGCTCGGTGACAAGGTCGGACGCCAGAAGGTCCTCTTCTTCACGATGGCCACGATGGCCACGGCCACCGCCCTCATCGGCGTTCTGCCTACGGCGGCACAGGTCGGCCTGTGGGTGATCGTCCCCCTCTACCTGCTCAAGATGATCCAGGGCTTCTCCACTGGGGGCGAATACGCTGGAGCGACCACCTACGTCTCAGAATTCTCTCCCGACAAGTCGCGCGGCTTCTGGTCCTCCTGGCTCGACGTCGGGTCATATATCGGCTTCGCGGCTGGTGCGGGCACGGTCGCGATCACCACCGTCATCTCGACCAGTGTCGCCGGCGAGAACGCCATGGCCGACGGTGCCTGGAGGATTCCGTTCCTCATCGCGATTCCCCTCGGTGCCGTCGCCATCTGGTTCCGGATGAAGATCCCCGAGACCCCGAGCTTCGAAGCTAACGAGGCCGGAGGTCTCATCATCAAGGACAAGGACGATCAGTACGCCCGTCACGGCCTCATCGGAGTAGTCCGCCATTTCTGGAAGGAGATCCTCATCGGCATCGCCATCGTCGCCGGTTCGCAGACGGTCGGCTATGCTCTCACCAGCTTCATGCCGACCTACCTCGAGGAGACGGTCAAGGTCTCGAACGTCCAGGCCGCCGTGGTCACCATTCCGGTGCTCGTCATCATGTCCGTCTGTCTGCCGCTGATCGGTCGGCTCTCGGACAAGCTGGGCCGCAGGTTCGTCTTCCTCGTCGCATCGGGAACCACGATCGTCCTCATGGTCCCCGCCTTCGCGGTCATGCAGATCGGTGAGATGTGGGCGGTCACCATCGCCCTGTTCATGGTCGCCCTGCCCGCGGGCTTCTACATCGCCTGCCTGGCATCGGCTCTTCCGGCTCTGTTCCCGACGGCCTCACGCTACGGAGCCATGGGACTGACCTTCAACCTCGGCGTCTCACTGTTCGGCGGCACCACTCCGCTGTTCAGCCAGGCACTGATCGATCTCACCGGAAACTCGTACATGCCGGCGTTCTACATCATGTTCTTCTCCGTCATCGCCTTCGTGGCGGTGCTGTTCATGAGGGAGTCCGCCCACCGACCCCTGCTCGGCTCGTTCCCGACGGTCGCCACGCACGAGGAGGCGATCGAATTGGCACGGACCCAAGACGACAATCCCGACATCGATCCGGACACCATGCCGATCCCAGTCGTGAACAAGGCGTAA
- a CDS encoding FAD-dependent oxidoreductase, producing the protein MSADPLLQPFELGPLTLRNRIVSTSHEPAYTESGMPKDRYRLYHREKARGGVGMTMIGGSAIVSKDSPAAFGNIDLSTDEVVPWLAALAQDCHDEGAAVMIQTTHLGHRSSNFAGYWLPLVSASRTREAAHRSFTKELEDFDMDRIVDDFATAAARVAEAGLDGLEIMHAGHLLDSFLAPWLNSRTDDYSGELENLIRFPLRIIDAVKAAVPEDFVVGIRMAADELRENGMREDRATDILTTYTEHGIDFLNLNVGMINSDRELAEAIPGMGTPSAPWLETCRRIRKAIDIPVLHAARIADVPTARYAVEDGCLDLVGMTRAQLADPYLVKKIEEDREDDIRPCVGANMCLDSIYTSGSATCIHNPAAGREADLPQEIRRDAKGAPKHVVIVGAGPGGLEAARVAAVRGHRVTLLEADSCHGGQVRIASRSERRHDLIGIVDWRLQQCRKHGVDIRFDTFAEADDILALSPDVVIIATGGIPDSSYPFREEGPSFDVWDVMNDSLRQKRRVLVYDDHGFHPALDAVERLARNGQQVTYVSPERTIGIDVGSMNSPAYLQVFSEFGVSVHLGERLAAKPVAADRSVHAILRNDYSDLETEVETDAVVVDFGTTPNDEVYFALKPASSNLGEIELDAWVHGRTQPEADAAGITRSTGAEASAPFALYRIGDAVASRNVHAAVLEGLRVGMGL; encoded by the coding sequence ATGTCAGCAGACCCGCTGCTCCAGCCGTTCGAGTTGGGCCCGCTCACCCTGCGCAACCGCATCGTCTCCACCTCCCACGAACCCGCGTACACGGAGTCCGGGATGCCCAAGGACCGCTACCGCCTCTACCACCGGGAGAAGGCCCGCGGCGGGGTGGGGATGACGATGATCGGCGGCTCCGCAATCGTGTCGAAGGACTCCCCCGCGGCCTTCGGCAACATCGACCTGTCCACCGACGAGGTGGTTCCATGGCTCGCGGCACTGGCGCAGGACTGCCACGACGAGGGAGCCGCGGTGATGATCCAGACCACCCACCTGGGCCATCGTTCCTCGAACTTCGCCGGTTACTGGCTGCCGCTGGTCTCGGCCTCACGGACCAGGGAGGCCGCGCACCGTTCGTTCACGAAAGAACTCGAGGACTTCGACATGGATCGGATCGTCGATGACTTCGCGACCGCCGCCGCGCGCGTCGCCGAAGCGGGTCTCGACGGCCTCGAGATCATGCACGCGGGACACCTGCTCGACTCCTTCCTCGCGCCGTGGCTCAACTCCCGCACCGACGACTACAGCGGCGAGCTGGAGAACCTCATACGCTTCCCGCTGCGGATCATCGACGCAGTGAAGGCCGCCGTGCCCGAGGACTTCGTCGTCGGAATCCGCATGGCCGCCGACGAGCTGCGCGAGAACGGCATGCGCGAGGATCGGGCCACAGACATCCTCACCACCTACACCGAGCACGGCATCGACTTCCTCAACCTCAACGTCGGCATGATCAACTCCGACCGTGAACTCGCCGAGGCGATCCCCGGAATGGGCACCCCCTCGGCTCCGTGGCTCGAGACCTGCCGACGCATCCGCAAGGCCATCGACATCCCGGTCCTCCATGCCGCCCGCATCGCCGATGTGCCCACTGCCAGATACGCGGTCGAGGACGGCTGTCTCGATCTCGTGGGCATGACCCGCGCCCAGTTGGCGGATCCGTACCTGGTGAAGAAGATCGAGGAGGATCGCGAGGACGACATCCGCCCCTGCGTGGGAGCGAACATGTGCCTCGACAGCATCTACACCTCCGGTTCGGCGACCTGCATCCACAATCCCGCGGCCGGCCGAGAGGCCGATCTGCCCCAGGAGATCCGCCGCGACGCGAAGGGCGCCCCCAAGCACGTCGTCATCGTCGGTGCCGGCCCCGGAGGGCTCGAGGCCGCCCGCGTCGCGGCCGTCCGCGGACACCGAGTCACCCTGCTCGAAGCCGATTCCTGCCACGGCGGGCAAGTGCGCATCGCTTCCCGCTCGGAACGCCGCCATGACCTCATCGGCATCGTCGACTGGCGGCTCCAGCAATGTCGGAAGCACGGCGTCGACATCCGGTTCGACACATTCGCCGAGGCGGACGACATCCTCGCGCTGTCACCCGATGTCGTCATCATCGCCACCGGAGGCATCCCGGATTCCAGTTATCCCTTCCGTGAGGAGGGCCCGTCCTTCGACGTCTGGGATGTGATGAACGACAGCCTCCGACAGAAGCGGCGAGTCCTCGTCTATGACGATCACGGCTTCCATCCGGCCCTCGACGCAGTCGAACGCCTGGCCCGCAACGGCCAGCAGGTCACCTATGTCAGCCCCGAGCGCACCATCGGCATCGACGTCGGCTCGATGAATTCACCCGCCTATCTGCAGGTGTTCTCCGAATTCGGGGTCTCCGTCCACCTCGGGGAGAGACTGGCGGCGAAGCCCGTGGCCGCCGACAGGAGCGTGCACGCGATCCTGCGCAACGACTACTCCGACCTCGAGACCGAGGTCGAGACCGACGCCGTGGTCGTCGACTTCGGGACGACACCCAACGACGAGGTCTACTTCGCGCTCAAACCGGCCTCGAGCAACCTCGGCGAGATCGAGCTCGATGCCTGGGTGCACGGTCGTACCCAACCGGAGGCAGACGCCGCCGGAATCACCAGGAGCACCGGCGCCGAGGCGAGCGCCCCCTTCGCCCTCTACCGAATCGGTGATGCCGTCGCCTCCCGCAATGTCCACGCTGCGGTCCTCGAGGGACTGCGCGTGGGGATGGGGCTCTAG
- a CDS encoding GntR family transcriptional regulator, with protein sequence METDRRPVTSLREQALGIIRDAITAGELDEERIYSAAGLAKQLGMSLSPVREAMMSLVTEGTVEAVPNRGFRLVPVTWSDLEEITRVRVLLAVPAVRQLCDRAAGHVGSESAEPADPVADGSSGASEGASGAPDGAEAADEPLRIQLEQLREHAAATAIAAEAGDATGFFTHDRRFHEALLEYGLGRRAADISLRLRDQSRVFRPQGAVDEVNTTSARELSAIVDLIEQGRADEVTELVTRNLYFFKRTAPVPDES encoded by the coding sequence GTGGAAACAGACAGGCGGCCGGTCACCTCGCTGCGCGAGCAGGCCTTGGGGATCATCCGAGACGCCATCACCGCCGGTGAACTCGATGAGGAGCGCATCTACTCCGCAGCGGGACTCGCCAAGCAGCTGGGCATGTCCCTGTCCCCGGTGCGGGAGGCGATGATGTCCCTGGTCACCGAGGGCACCGTCGAGGCCGTGCCCAACCGGGGGTTTCGTCTGGTTCCCGTCACCTGGTCCGACCTCGAGGAGATCACTCGGGTCAGGGTGCTGCTCGCGGTCCCCGCGGTCAGGCAGCTCTGCGACCGAGCGGCCGGCCACGTCGGTTCCGAGAGCGCGGAGCCAGCCGATCCCGTCGCCGACGGTTCGTCCGGCGCTTCCGAGGGGGCGTCCGGCGCTCCCGACGGTGCGGAGGCTGCCGATGAGCCGCTCAGGATTCAACTGGAGCAGCTGCGGGAGCACGCCGCGGCGACGGCGATTGCGGCCGAAGCGGGTGATGCGACAGGATTCTTCACACACGATCGTCGCTTCCACGAGGCGCTGCTCGAATACGGGCTGGGCCGACGCGCCGCCGACATCAGTCTTCGGCTCCGTGACCAGTCGCGAGTCTTCCGGCCCCAGGGCGCAGTCGACGAGGTGAACACGACCTCGGCGCGCGAACTCTCGGCCATCGTCGATCTCATCGAGCAGGGCCGGGCCGATGAGGTGACGGAGCTCGTCACTCGCAATCTCTACTTCTTCAAGCGCACAGCCCCAGTGCCGGACGAGAGCTGA
- a CDS encoding proline racemase family protein has translation MPLEAREVTTVDYHTAGEPFRIVADPPVPIPGATVAEKRMNAIGSEEIDGLRQLLVFEPRGHADMYGGFITAPDDSGAHFGVLFWHRDGFSTACGHGTIALGAWAIESGLVVPDDSGVTDVVIDVPSGRVRATVHTEAAGRVTSVDFVNVPCRLIAAGIEVAIDRGPVAVDLVWGGAIYACVDADLMDLTVAPENVSEIIALGRRVKAALTQNPLTAHAGDDRLSGVYGTIFVTRPGTLPSGELHQRNITVFADGQVDRSPCGSGTAGRIGALSVSGELAPGQTLVHESVIGTRFRARVLAEADEGVIPIIESTSHKVATCTFTVDPRDDLVPGFILR, from the coding sequence ATGCCGCTGGAGGCTCGTGAGGTCACCACGGTCGACTACCACACCGCGGGGGAGCCGTTTCGGATCGTGGCCGATCCACCGGTCCCGATCCCCGGCGCCACGGTGGCGGAGAAGCGGATGAACGCGATCGGCAGCGAGGAGATCGACGGGCTGCGTCAGCTGCTGGTCTTCGAACCGCGGGGCCATGCCGATATGTACGGCGGGTTCATCACCGCACCCGATGACTCGGGCGCTCATTTCGGGGTGCTGTTCTGGCACAGGGACGGGTTCTCGACCGCCTGCGGCCATGGCACGATCGCATTGGGCGCCTGGGCGATCGAATCCGGACTGGTCGTCCCCGATGACTCCGGCGTCACCGACGTGGTCATCGACGTGCCATCGGGCAGGGTGAGGGCCACCGTGCACACCGAGGCAGCGGGCCGGGTCACCTCGGTGGATTTCGTCAACGTTCCCTGTCGCCTCATTGCGGCGGGGATCGAGGTCGCCATCGACCGGGGTCCGGTCGCCGTCGATCTCGTCTGGGGCGGTGCGATCTATGCCTGCGTCGACGCAGACCTGATGGATCTCACCGTCGCGCCGGAGAACGTCAGCGAAATCATCGCCCTGGGCCGCCGGGTGAAGGCGGCACTGACACAGAATCCGCTGACCGCGCATGCAGGCGATGACCGCCTGAGCGGCGTCTACGGAACCATCTTCGTCACCCGCCCCGGCACTCTTCCCAGCGGTGAGCTCCACCAGAGGAACATCACGGTCTTCGCAGACGGTCAGGTCGACCGCTCCCCCTGCGGATCAGGCACCGCCGGGCGAATCGGCGCTCTCAGCGTCAGCGGTGAACTGGCCCCCGGGCAGACCCTGGTGCACGAGTCCGTCATCGGCACCCGATTTCGCGCCCGTGTCCTCGCCGAGGCTGATGAGGGCGTCATCCCGATCATCGAATCGACGTCGCACAAGGTCGCCACCTGCACGTTCACAGTCGACCCGCGCGATGATCTGGTGCCGGGCTTCATCCTGCGGTGA
- a CDS encoding sigma-70 family RNA polymerase sigma factor gives MDAQGHQPGEELADFTEGELLSLIDAGTAGAYSEIYRRYVDDAVARAASSRTGTGSSGPSAEARYIADDAFLSVLRSLLDGTADTAEGLRSLVDDAIDARLDELDSSGVPSIGNGASVDASAVEADRILAAQALSTLPDNWQRILWLRGVEHLSLKAAADRLHITTATVERLSTRAHQNLQKEWERTRSDKSALTADHRSTLIPALLTSPIVIERLSGTIAHTTPEAAHPPTIGAVPDTTTPAEAVPDEDASAEAAPRDAASAEPVSDDAAEESPSEGTASTAAAVSAGTGETGAPAAASAASNAAPAAAATAAIGTVEAPERSAFTMPKPVLIPVIAACIGLLGTLVGLAIVPQQTEPTNFQPRSSTSNVSTTDKGTDTESRDPQSPDDESSDGRRGEPRSEDSKAADPDSPNETGESARGSEDRTDDSPTGDKDGDDGDSTDDSGAKNPGDPSPPDSDRPDPEAPSDTPPPETPSDPSPSEPDDPEPTPSEPPETEDPSEPPETEDPPEPTEPDEPPPSDTETPEDPSTPPADSDASTSDQSDSDSETDADTQTASDTGADSDSETAN, from the coding sequence ATGGACGCGCAAGGACATCAACCAGGGGAAGAACTCGCCGACTTCACCGAGGGAGAACTCCTCTCCCTCATCGACGCCGGTACCGCCGGCGCCTACTCGGAGATCTACCGCCGCTACGTCGACGATGCTGTGGCCAGAGCGGCCTCTTCCCGCACTGGGACCGGGTCTTCCGGCCCCAGCGCCGAAGCCCGCTATATTGCCGACGACGCCTTCCTCAGCGTCCTCAGATCCCTGCTGGATGGGACAGCTGACACCGCCGAGGGCCTCAGATCGCTGGTGGACGACGCGATCGACGCGCGTCTGGACGAACTGGATTCCTCCGGTGTCCCCTCGATCGGGAACGGCGCGTCCGTCGACGCTTCTGCTGTCGAGGCGGATCGCATCCTGGCTGCGCAGGCACTCTCGACTCTGCCCGACAACTGGCAGCGGATCCTCTGGCTGCGGGGGGTCGAGCACCTCTCGCTGAAGGCCGCGGCCGACCGGCTCCACATCACCACCGCAACCGTCGAACGGCTGTCGACCCGTGCCCACCAGAACCTGCAGAAGGAATGGGAGCGCACCCGGAGCGACAAAAGTGCCCTCACCGCCGATCACCGCTCCACCCTGATTCCGGCACTCCTGACCTCTCCGATCGTCATCGAGCGCCTCTCGGGCACGATTGCGCACACGACCCCCGAGGCAGCTCACCCTCCGACCATCGGTGCAGTCCCGGACACAACGACGCCGGCCGAGGCGGTCCCCGACGAAGACGCATCCGCCGAGGCGGCCCCCCGCGATGCCGCATCCGCCGAACCGGTCTCCGACGATGCCGCCGAAGAGTCGCCATCGGAGGGCACCGCGAGCACAGCAGCAGCCGTTTCGGCCGGGACCGGCGAAACCGGCGCCCCCGCCGCGGCTTCTGCGGCTTCGAATGCGGCGCCGGCTGCGGCCGCGACTGCAGCCATCGGAACGGTCGAAGCCCCCGAGCGTTCGGCTTTCACCATGCCCAAGCCTGTGCTGATCCCTGTGATCGCAGCCTGCATCGGCCTCCTCGGGACCCTCGTCGGCCTCGCCATCGTGCCGCAGCAGACCGAACCCACGAACTTTCAGCCCCGGAGCTCGACCTCCAACGTCTCGACCACGGACAAGGGCACGGACACCGAGAGCCGCGACCCGCAATCGCCGGACGATGAGAGTTCGGACGGGCGCCGAGGAGAGCCCCGATCAGAGGACTCGAAGGCAGCCGACCCGGACAGCCCGAACGAGACGGGCGAGTCGGCCCGCGGCTCCGAGGATCGAACAGACGATTCGCCGACGGGGGACAAGGACGGCGACGACGGCGACAGCACAGACGACTCCGGGGCGAAGAACCCCGGAGACCCGAGCCCTCCGGATTCCGATCGACCGGACCCCGAGGCCCCGTCCGACACCCCGCCGCCCGAGACGCCATCCGATCCATCGCCATCGGAGCCTGACGACCCTGAGCCGACCCCGAGCGAGCCTCCGGAGACAGAAGACCCGAGCGAGCCTCCGGAGACGGAGGACCCACCCGAACCGACCGAGCCGGACGAACCGCCCCCGTCGGACACGGAGACACCCGAGGACCCCTCGACCCCTCCGGCCGATTCGGATGCGTCCACGTCGGACCAGTCCGATTCGGATTCGGAGACCGACGCGGACACTCAGACAGCCTCGGACACAGGGGCCGATTCGGATTCGGAAACCGCGAATTGA